A single window of Nocardioides kongjuensis DNA harbors:
- a CDS encoding alpha/beta fold hydrolase, producing MTAPAVRRGYADTPLGQLHYAEAGSGPAVLLLHQTPRSHDEYRELLPLLGRSVRAIAMDMYGFGLSAKPEGPQSIEQYAAGATALADALGLDAYTVMGHHTGAVVAIEVAAADADRVAGVVLSSPSYTDRCYRDAEPPAVDTAERTPDGAHLTTLWNQRAPYYPEDLLTGLLDRFVRDALAPGLDPAEGHRACARYRMEDRIGLVKAPVLLLGATADPFAYPDLPPVRYALTGSPSVEVVAIEDGTIPLLEHKPAEVAAAVLRFLGA from the coding sequence ATGACCGCACCCGCCGTACGCCGGGGATATGCCGACACGCCGCTCGGCCAGCTGCACTACGCCGAGGCCGGCTCCGGTCCGGCGGTCCTGTTGCTGCACCAGACCCCGCGCTCCCACGACGAGTACCGCGAGCTGCTGCCCCTGCTGGGCCGCTCGGTGCGGGCGATCGCCATGGACATGTACGGCTTCGGCCTGTCCGCGAAGCCCGAGGGGCCGCAGAGCATCGAGCAGTACGCCGCCGGCGCGACCGCGCTCGCCGATGCCCTCGGACTCGACGCCTACACCGTGATGGGGCACCACACCGGGGCCGTCGTCGCGATCGAGGTGGCCGCGGCCGACGCCGACCGGGTCGCGGGCGTCGTGCTCTCCTCGCCGTCGTACACGGACCGGTGCTACCGGGACGCCGAGCCGCCGGCGGTCGACACCGCCGAGCGCACCCCGGACGGGGCCCACCTGACCACGCTGTGGAACCAGCGCGCCCCGTATTACCCGGAGGACCTGCTCACCGGCCTGCTCGACCGTTTCGTGCGCGATGCCCTCGCGCCCGGCCTCGATCCCGCCGAGGGCCACCGGGCCTGTGCGCGCTACCGGATGGAGGATCGGATCGGCCTGGTGAAGGCACCGGTGCTGCTCCTCGGCGCGACCGCGGACCCCTTCGCCTACCCCGACCTGCCACCCGTGCGCTACGCGCTGACCGGCTCGCCGTCGGTGGAGGTCGTCGCGATCGAGGACGGCACCATCCCGTTGCTCGAGCACAAGCCGGCCGAGGTCGCTGCGGCGGTGCTGCGGTTCCTCGGTGCCTGA
- a CDS encoding IclR family transcriptional regulator, with product MTLAEIETDFEPQLDKEAAGAPPSVLGKAYLLLAAFDDGHPRLGLTELSRRSGVPKASAYRLSQELVALGFLDRVDNSYQLGWRVFELGQRVPGPAQLRSVARPVLMDLHTATRAVIHLAVPRGNDTVHLERIAGRRDSRVQTAIDTRIPQWFTASGKIFLAHSDQADEALSALERGEVIPLTPHSICNGRALRSQLAEVRERRWAAEREECIEGYKTYAVPITVAGSTEVVAALSATMEVARRDDQQVTHALWAAAHDIGRGLRRRLVW from the coding sequence ATGACGCTGGCTGAGATCGAGACCGACTTCGAGCCGCAACTCGACAAGGAGGCCGCCGGCGCACCGCCGTCGGTCCTGGGCAAGGCCTACCTGCTGCTGGCGGCCTTTGACGACGGCCACCCGCGACTGGGCCTGACCGAGCTGAGCCGGCGCTCCGGGGTACCGAAGGCCAGCGCCTATCGGCTCTCCCAGGAGCTCGTGGCTCTTGGCTTCCTCGACCGGGTCGACAACTCCTACCAGCTCGGCTGGCGGGTCTTCGAGCTCGGACAGCGGGTGCCCGGGCCGGCACAGCTGCGCTCGGTCGCCCGACCGGTGCTGATGGACCTCCACACGGCCACCCGCGCGGTCATCCACCTGGCCGTGCCCCGCGGCAACGACACGGTCCATCTCGAGCGGATCGCCGGCCGGCGCGACTCGAGGGTCCAGACCGCCATCGACACCCGGATCCCCCAGTGGTTCACGGCCTCCGGGAAGATCTTCCTCGCCCACAGCGACCAGGCCGACGAGGCCCTCTCGGCCCTCGAGCGCGGTGAGGTCATCCCGCTGACCCCGCACAGCATCTGCAACGGGCGGGCCCTGCGCAGCCAGCTGGCCGAGGTGCGCGAGCGCCGATGGGCCGCCGAGCGGGAGGAGTGCATCGAGGGCTACAAGACCTACGCCGTACCGATCACGGTCGCGGGCAGCACCGAGGTCGTGGCGGCACTGTCCGCGACCATGGAGGTCGCCCGGCGAGACGACCAGCAGGTCACCCACGCCCTGTGGGCCGCGGCCCATGACATCGGGCGCGGGCTGCGGCGCCGTCTCGTCTGGTAG
- a CDS encoding IS481 family transposase produces MSHANAALTPRARLRLAQLVVDRGWTYAAAAKMFMVAPRTAKKWADRYRIEGPGGMVDRSSRPKTCPNRTRPEVVRQIVRLRWRQRLGPVQIAGQLGMQASTVHAVLVRCRINRLSHIDRVTGEPLRRYEHPHPGSLIHVDVTKFGNIPDGGGHKFLSRQQSRANGIATALRTGERGKHYRPLIGTAFVHTVIDDHSRIAYAEICTDEKAATAIGVLQRAVAWFADHGVTIERVLSDNGSAYRSYAWRDACAELAISHKRTRPYRPQTNGKIERFHRTLADGWAYARLYESTEQRNAALPAWLHFYNHHRAHSAIGGRPPVTRLTNLPGHHN; encoded by the coding sequence GTGTCCCACGCTAACGCTGCCCTGACCCCGCGCGCCCGTTTGCGGCTCGCCCAGCTCGTCGTCGACCGCGGCTGGACCTACGCTGCAGCGGCCAAGATGTTCATGGTCGCCCCACGCACCGCGAAGAAGTGGGCCGACCGCTACCGCATCGAAGGCCCGGGCGGGATGGTCGACCGCAGTTCACGACCGAAGACGTGTCCGAACAGGACCAGGCCGGAGGTGGTGCGCCAGATCGTGCGACTGCGATGGCGCCAGCGACTCGGTCCGGTCCAGATCGCCGGCCAGCTCGGCATGCAGGCCTCGACCGTGCACGCCGTGCTCGTCCGCTGCCGGATCAACCGGCTCTCCCACATCGACCGCGTTACCGGGGAGCCGCTGCGACGCTACGAGCATCCGCACCCCGGCTCGCTGATCCACGTCGACGTCACCAAGTTCGGCAACATCCCCGACGGCGGCGGGCACAAGTTCCTCAGCCGCCAACAGAGTCGAGCCAACGGCATCGCGACAGCACTCCGCACAGGCGAACGCGGGAAGCACTATCGACCATTGATCGGGACCGCGTTCGTGCACACCGTCATCGACGACCACTCACGCATCGCCTACGCCGAGATCTGTACCGACGAGAAGGCCGCCACCGCGATCGGCGTCCTACAGCGTGCGGTGGCCTGGTTCGCCGATCACGGCGTCACCATCGAACGAGTCCTATCAGACAACGGCTCGGCCTACCGGTCCTACGCCTGGCGCGACGCGTGCGCTGAGCTCGCCATCAGCCACAAGCGGACCCGGCCCTACCGGCCCCAGACCAACGGGAAGATCGAGCGCTTCCACCGAACCCTCGCCGACGGATGGGCCTACGCCCGGCTCTATGAGTCAACCGAGCAACGCAACGCCGCGCTGCCCGCCTGGCTCCACTTCTACAATCACCACCGCGCCCACTCCGCCATTGGAGGCCGCCCACCGGTCACCCGGCTGACCAACCTCCCCGGACATCACAACTAG
- a CDS encoding ABC transporter permease translates to MLVYLASTQEFFFTKANVLNVLSGNSALLITSVGLTFVVLAAGFDLSVGAIYAASGYAAFRALDAGLPIVAALLCGIGIGILLGGAVNGVLIGAFRLNFFVVTLGTSSLFTGALNVITNGKTNAIAEPEGSLIYFLGNGTVLTIPFPIILSAVVLAISGYVLRCTPFGRAVYAVGGNPDAARLAGINVPAVRICVYGIGGLLAAVAGLIDASRLASASPTAGASLALTAGAAVLLGGTSFFGGIGGVGGTIVGVLLIAVLQNGLGLMGVSAFWQGVVTGFVLVVAVSLDKLQSRTG, encoded by the coding sequence ATGCTGGTCTACCTGGCGTCCACGCAGGAGTTCTTCTTCACGAAGGCCAATGTCCTCAACGTCCTCTCGGGCAACAGTGCACTGCTCATCACGTCGGTCGGGCTGACCTTCGTGGTCCTGGCTGCGGGTTTCGACCTCTCCGTCGGCGCGATCTACGCGGCGTCCGGCTACGCGGCCTTCCGTGCTCTCGACGCAGGCCTGCCGATCGTGGCGGCGCTGCTGTGCGGCATCGGGATCGGCATTCTCTTGGGTGGCGCCGTCAACGGTGTCCTCATCGGTGCCTTCCGGCTGAACTTCTTCGTGGTCACCCTAGGGACCTCGTCTCTGTTCACCGGAGCGCTCAACGTGATCACCAACGGCAAGACCAACGCGATCGCAGAGCCGGAGGGGAGCCTGATCTACTTCTTGGGCAATGGCACGGTGCTGACCATCCCGTTCCCGATCATCCTCTCCGCGGTCGTACTCGCGATATCGGGGTACGTCCTGCGTTGCACGCCCTTCGGTCGCGCGGTCTATGCCGTCGGCGGCAATCCTGACGCGGCCCGGCTCGCCGGCATCAACGTCCCAGCGGTCAGGATCTGTGTCTACGGAATCGGCGGCCTGCTCGCCGCCGTGGCCGGCCTGATCGATGCCAGCCGCCTCGCGTCGGCCTCGCCGACGGCTGGCGCCAGTCTTGCCCTCACGGCAGGCGCGGCGGTGCTCCTCGGCGGCACGAGCTTCTTCGGCGGCATCGGCGGTGTCGGCGGCACGATCGTCGGCGTGCTGCTGATCGCGGTTCTGCAGAACGGCCTGGGCTTGATGGGCGTCTCCGCGTTCTGGCAGGGAGTCGTCACGGGGTTCGTGCTGGTGGTGGCCGTGTCCCTGGACAAGCTCCAATCGCGGACGGGCTAG
- a CDS encoding ATP-binding cassette domain-containing protein — MAIEQPVLQMSSVHKRFGRTHALRGVDFALRPGEAHALLGENGSGKSTLMKVAYGEIMADSGEIRVRGEEVNFANPLQAARSGIAMVAQEVPVVPSLSVAENIALGGLPGSPLRVDWRGAHRVAREALAELGSKVRSHQLVGSLGPGDRQVVAIARAITSRASVVIFDEPTSSLSGELVESLFEIIRRMKERGLAIAFISQRLQDIEPVADRVTVLRDGSVVDTLGIGEADEMTITQLMVGRSLTDYFHREITAGPTTHARPVLEVRGLRVEPTAGPADLVVRPGEVVGVAGLVGSGRVEVVRAVFGADAVQGDVEVAGVPYRRRSPRGSIKRGIALVTGDRKQEGLIAGASVLQNLTTVTNSRLSLMPVPARSQRRAARAVMADLQVRPDDPDLPAGSLSGGNQQKVVIGRWLDRDLRLLLLDEPTRGVDVGAKSEIYRVIRELAAKRVGVLISSSESTELLGLCDRIVMMLHGKVVGDLPADQLDELSIAQHIAGVEHDV; from the coding sequence ATGGCCATAGAACAGCCCGTCCTGCAGATGAGTTCGGTCCACAAGCGCTTCGGGCGAACTCACGCACTCAGGGGCGTCGACTTCGCTCTCCGACCGGGCGAGGCGCACGCCCTCCTCGGGGAGAATGGCTCTGGTAAGTCGACTCTGATGAAGGTCGCCTACGGAGAGATCATGGCGGACAGCGGGGAGATCCGAGTTCGCGGTGAGGAAGTCAACTTCGCCAATCCACTGCAGGCTGCGCGATCGGGCATCGCGATGGTGGCGCAGGAGGTGCCGGTCGTCCCCTCACTCTCGGTGGCGGAGAACATTGCGCTGGGAGGCCTGCCGGGCTCGCCACTCCGAGTTGACTGGCGTGGCGCACACCGGGTGGCGCGAGAGGCGTTGGCGGAGCTGGGATCGAAGGTTCGCTCCCACCAGCTGGTCGGTAGCCTGGGGCCGGGTGACCGTCAGGTCGTTGCCATCGCGCGGGCGATCACGTCGCGTGCATCGGTGGTCATCTTCGACGAGCCCACGAGCTCGCTGTCGGGAGAACTCGTGGAGTCGCTCTTCGAGATCATCCGGCGGATGAAGGAGCGCGGACTGGCGATCGCGTTCATCTCGCAGCGGCTTCAAGACATCGAGCCCGTCGCTGACCGGGTCACCGTGCTCCGCGACGGCTCGGTCGTCGACACCCTCGGGATCGGCGAGGCCGACGAGATGACCATCACCCAGTTGATGGTGGGGCGCTCACTGACTGACTACTTCCATCGCGAGATCACCGCTGGGCCAACGACGCACGCCAGACCGGTTCTCGAGGTGCGTGGACTCCGCGTCGAGCCGACCGCCGGGCCGGCCGACCTGGTCGTACGTCCCGGCGAGGTCGTCGGCGTTGCTGGCCTGGTGGGGTCAGGCCGGGTCGAGGTGGTGCGCGCGGTCTTCGGTGCGGATGCTGTGCAGGGTGACGTCGAAGTCGCCGGTGTGCCCTACCGGCGCCGATCGCCCCGCGGGTCGATCAAGCGCGGAATCGCGCTGGTGACCGGCGACCGGAAACAGGAAGGTCTGATCGCCGGTGCCAGTGTCCTGCAGAACCTGACGACGGTCACCAACAGCAGGCTCTCGCTGATGCCGGTTCCAGCGCGCAGTCAGCGTCGGGCGGCGCGGGCCGTGATGGCCGATCTGCAGGTCAGGCCGGACGACCCGGATCTACCGGCGGGGAGCCTGTCCGGAGGTAACCAGCAGAAGGTCGTGATCGGCCGTTGGCTGGATCGCGATCTGCGGCTGCTCCTGCTCGACGAGCCCACACGCGGCGTCGATGTCGGCGCCAAGTCCGAGATCTACCGCGTGATCAGAGAGCTGGCTGCGAAGAGGGTCGGCGTGCTGATCAGCTCTTCGGAGAGCACCGAGCTCCTCGGGCTGTGCGACCGCATCGTGATGATGCTGCACGGCAAGGTGGTGGGCGACCTGCCCGCCGACCAACTCGATGAACTGTCCATCGCGCAACACATAGCGGGAGTCGAACACGATGTCTGA
- a CDS encoding sugar ABC transporter substrate-binding protein: MFVRTRRRCAAALLLVLGASLALSACGSSSDEGSDGGDHLVIGISNPQGAQPILKITQDAFTAAAAKDGMTVKALDAQLDPAKQVTDIDQLVAQHVDAIIVYPLDANSLRPALDRAQKAGIKLIGWAAVPTPNGDLGVYDANVDTGGSYRGARLLSDFVKERLDGKGNVLGVGLGIPVPTLEAMLKSYQSDVTEGSDITWSGRADNPTDDIAGAQKVVATALTRFTNDIQAIMAYNDSSAIGAAVAAKSAGVTSMVIVGQNGDQDGVDAVKDGRISATINLVPWRTGLILETLTKAVLAGEKGVPAYVESPSELVTQETAADYLGWSDAVSQIKAGTLSCASGGGCPDGVMALDK, from the coding sequence ATGTTCGTTCGAACGCGGCGCCGGTGTGCAGCTGCTCTGCTCCTGGTTCTCGGCGCATCACTCGCGCTGTCCGCCTGTGGGAGCAGCTCCGACGAGGGCTCCGACGGCGGCGACCACCTCGTCATCGGCATCTCGAATCCTCAGGGGGCACAACCGATCCTCAAGATCACGCAGGACGCCTTCACCGCAGCGGCGGCGAAAGACGGGATGACTGTCAAGGCGCTCGACGCCCAGCTCGATCCGGCCAAGCAAGTCACCGACATCGACCAGCTCGTGGCACAGCATGTCGATGCGATCATCGTCTATCCGCTCGACGCCAACTCCTTGAGGCCGGCGCTTGACCGAGCACAGAAGGCCGGGATCAAGTTGATCGGCTGGGCCGCAGTCCCAACGCCGAACGGCGACCTGGGTGTCTACGACGCCAACGTTGATACTGGTGGCAGCTACCGCGGTGCCCGACTCCTCTCCGACTTCGTCAAGGAGCGGCTCGATGGCAAGGGCAACGTCCTCGGCGTCGGCCTCGGAATCCCGGTGCCGACGCTTGAGGCGATGTTGAAGAGCTATCAGTCGGACGTGACCGAGGGATCGGACATCACCTGGTCCGGTCGGGCGGACAATCCGACCGATGACATCGCCGGCGCACAGAAGGTCGTCGCGACCGCGCTGACCAGGTTCACCAACGACATCCAGGCGATCATGGCCTACAACGACAGCTCCGCGATCGGCGCAGCGGTGGCGGCCAAGTCGGCGGGCGTCACCTCGATGGTGATCGTCGGGCAGAACGGTGATCAAGACGGTGTCGACGCGGTCAAGGACGGCCGCATCAGTGCGACCATCAACCTGGTGCCGTGGCGCACCGGGCTGATTCTGGAGACCTTGACGAAGGCCGTGCTCGCTGGGGAGAAGGGTGTGCCGGCGTACGTCGAGAGCCCCTCGGAACTTGTCACCCAGGAGACGGCAGCCGACTATCTGGGGTGGTCTGACGCAGTGTCGCAAATCAAGGCCGGCACGCTCTCCTGCGCGTCTGGTGGCGGCTGCCCTGACGGCGTCATGGCGCTGGACAAGTGA